One region of Oryza sativa Japonica Group chromosome 5, ASM3414082v1 genomic DNA includes:
- the LOC107275635 gene encoding 1-aminocyclopropane-1-carboxylate synthase 4-like produces MGVKLLADGCAGASSSPALSRVATSAAHGEGSPYFAGWKAYDEDPYDAAANPDGVIQMGLAENQVSIDLLEGYLREHPEAAAWGVAGDGGGDSFRDNALFQDYHGLANFRKAMARFMEKIMGGKATFDPDRIVLTAGATAANELLTFILADPRDALLIPTPYYPGFDRDLRWRTGVNVVPVHCDSANGFQVTAAALQAAHDEAAAAGMRVRGVLITNPSNPLGTTARREALEGILGFVARNDIHLVSDEIYSGSVFAAPDLVSVAELVESSSSRARHRGEDDDGDVGVADRVHVVYSLSKDLGLPGFRVGVVYSRNDAVVAAARRMSSFTLVSSQTQRTLAAVLSDEAFVDAYVAANRARLRERHDHVVAGLARAGVPCLRGNAGLFVWMDMRRLLLGDGGDAATFAGELRLWDRLLREVKLNVSPGSSCHCSEPGWFRVCFANMSLATLDVALERISRFMDAWCKATIGKFNHLQPNRCEVNYFALERYQGHVQQ; encoded by the exons atgGGTGTCAAGCTGTTGGCTGACGGCTGCGCCGGCGCCTCGTCGTCGCCTGCGCTGTCGCGGGTGGCGACCTCCGCGGCGCACGGCGAGGGCTCCCCCTACTTCGCCGGGTGGAAGGCCTACGACGAAGACCCCTACGACGCCGCCGCGAACCCGGACGGCGTCATCCAGATGGGCCTCGCCGAGAACCAGGTCTCCATCGACCTCCTCGAGGGCTACCTCCGGGAGCACCCGGAGGCCGCCGCCtggggcgtcgccggcgacggcggcggcgacagcttcAGGGACAATGCGCTGTTCCAGGACTACCATGGCCTCGCCAACTTCAGGAAG GCGATGGCAAGATTCATGGAGAAGATAATGGGTGGCAAGGCGACGTTCGACCCCGACCGCATCGTCCTCACtgccggagcgacggcggccaaCGAGCTCCTCACCTTCATCCTCGCCGACCCCAGAGACGCCCTGCTGATCCCTACCCCTTACTATCCAGG GTTCGACAGGGACCTGAGGTGGAGGACGGGCGTCAACGTCGTGCCGGTGCACTGCGACAGCGCGAACGGGTTCCAGGTCACGGCCGCCGCGCTCCAGGCGGCgcacgacgaggccgccgcggcgggcatGCGCGTCCGCGGCGTCCTGATCACGAACCCGTCCAACCCGCTCGGCACCACGGCGAGGCGCGAGGCGCTCGAGGGCATCCTCGGCTTCGTGGCGCGCAACGACATCCACCTCGTCTCCGACGAGATCTACTCCGGCTCCGTCTTCGCCGCGCCGGACCTCGTCAGCGTGGCGGAGCTCGTCGAGTCGTCGTCCTCGCGCGCACGGCaccgcggcgaggacgacgacggcgacgtcggcgtcgccgaCCGCGTGCACGTCGTGTACAGCCTGTCCAAGGACCTGGGCCTCCCGGGGTTCCGCGTCGGCGTGGTGTACTCGCGCAACGACGCCGTGGtcgccgcggcgcggcgcatGTCGAGCTTCACCCTCGTGTCGTCGCAGACGCAGAGGACGCTGGCCGCCGTGCTGTCCGACGAGGCGTTCGTCGACGCCTACGTCGCCGCCAACCGGGCGCGCCTCCGGGAGCGGCACGACCACGTCGTGGCGGGGCTGGCCCGCGCCGGCGTGCCGTGCCTGCGCGGCAACGCCGGGCTGTTCGTGTGGATGGACATGCGGCGGCTcctgctcggcgacggcggcgacgccgcgACCTTCGCCGGCGAGCTGAGGCTGTGGGACAGGCTGCTGCGCGAGGTGAAGCTCAACGTCTCGCCGGGCTCGTCGTGCCATTGCTCGGAGCCCGGCTGGTTCAGGGTGTGCTTCGCGAACATGAGCCTGGCCACCCTGGATGTTGCGCTGGAGAGGATAAGCCGCTTCATGGACGCGTGGTGCAAAGCAACAATTGGGAAATTTAACCATTTGCAACCCAACAGATGTGAGGTGAATTATTTTGCACTTGAGAGGTACCAAGGGCATGTGCAACAGTAA
- the LOC136356749 gene encoding uncharacterized protein, with amino-acid sequence MCNRDSDYFMYQCPLICFWAVEYHLPHRVMRQFGKKQDWPVEDISTGVELHKYDRVRTKKVKDWGLEHNRYIDEWRTAGMNDRYIETIHQNHLFSEYLRWLHRTYRLFLRPTWTEADIEDDRDSDEGRNPYDVRTRVGYQMEHAPLRDRVSRELLRSVNEMGHALQAPRGGEDTENTLRNVLEKVRQRCRKLAARLGCRSVGLDDVYQPGRQPPPLPQSTRPSTARHSIRIEEREGVGGSSSSRIKQGRGKGKAPAPPSDDDDDEDEEDEDYVAPDAEEIDMSQLPDAPQGTQPTQYNL; translated from the exons ATGTGCAATCGAGACTCTGACTATTTCATGTACCAGTGCCCATTGATTTGTTTCTGGGCAGTTGAGTACCACCTTCCGCACCGTGTCATGCGACAGTTCGGGAAGAAACAAGATTGGCCGGTTGAGGACATCTCAACTGGAGTTGAATTACACAA GTATGACAGGGTGAGAACAAAGAAGGTGAAAGACTGGGGACTAGAGCATAATAGATACATTGATGAATGGAGAACAGCCGGAATGAACGATAGGTACATCGAGACTATACACCAAAATCATCTTTTCTCAGAGTACCTTCGTTGGCTGCATAGGACATATAGACTGTTCCTCCGCCCTACTTGGACGGAAGCCGACATAGAGGATGACCGCGACTCCGATGAGGGGCGGAATCCCTATGATGTCCGGACTAGAGTTGGATATCAAATGGAGCACGCCCCACTTAGAGACAGAGTC TCGAGAGAGCTCCTCAGGAGTGTGAATGAAATGGGGCATGCCCTCCAAGCTCCGAGGGGTGGTGAGGACACGGAGAACACGCTCCGCAATGTTTTAgag aaagttcgtcaaaggtgccggaaacttgcagcaagattaggttgcaggtcggttggattggacgacgtgtaccaaccggggagacaaccaccaccactacctcaaTCCACGCGTCCAAGTACTGCTCGACACTCTATCAGGATAGAAGAGCGTGAAGGAGTtggtggctcgtcgtcgtcacgcattaagcaagggaggggaaaggggaaggcgccggctccacctagcgacgacgatgacgatgaggacgaggaggatgaggactacGTCGCACCAGACGCCGAGGAGATAGACATGTCACAGCTTCCCGACGCGCCTCAGGGGACGCAACCCACGCAATACAACTTGTGA
- the LOC107276043 gene encoding putative mannan endo-1,4-beta-mannosidase 5, which translates to MISLSLSLSLLLPSQDDPVLLTDCTYMDLIKLSSHASLRYKLQPCGASPPAAAAAMETSYREEEARRKASLLHCIFFFLLGALAMAAAIAVLHESSYWEWRCNRLTDIVVDGDDGDGPSSSEVVDGGGEWGMVRTRGAQFVVGGGRPFYVNGFNTYWLMVLAVDPSTRGKVTEVFRQAAAVGLTVCRTWAFNDGGWRALQKSPGVYDEEVFKALDFVVSEARKHKIRLILPLINNWDDYGGKAQYVRWAQAAAAGAGADAFFSDETVRGYFKSHVTAVLTRVNAYTGVAYRDDPTIMAWELMNEPRCASDPTGDTLQAWIAEMAFHVKSVDPAHLLGVGAEGFYGPSSPPARLRVNPNADVALAGADFVRNHRVLGVDFASVHVYPDTWLPAGATKEAQLRFATSWVEAHIADAEGALGGMPVLFAEFGVSTRGARAAFNATSRDAFIEAVYGAMLRSTRRGGGGAGALLWQVFPEGTDYMDDGYAVVLPRAAATAGIVAAHSRRLQSFNSRCAWSCRWGCNKRDNDTAETTTAEADVDVSFHHEL; encoded by the exons atgatctctctctctctctctctctctctgttgctTCCAAGCCAAGACGACCCTGTCTTGCTCACTGACTGTACGTACATGGATCTCATCAAGCTCAGCTCCCATGCCTCCCTCCGGTATAAATTGCAGCCATGTGGAGcttcaccaccggcggcggcggcggccatggagacGTCGTACAGGGAGGAAGAAGCGAGGAGGAAGGCATCCCTGCTCCactgcatcttcttcttcctcctcggagCTCTCGCCATGGCCGCAGCGATCGCCGTTCTACACGAGTCATCATACTGGGAGTGGCGCTGTAATCGCCTCACCGACATCGTcgttgacggcgacgacggcgatggtccgagcagcagcgaggtggtcgacggcggcggcgagtggggGATGGTGAGGACGAGGGGCGCGCagttcgtcgtcggcggcggccggccgttcTACGTGAACGGGTTCAACACGTACTGGCTGAtggtcctcgccgtcgacccgTCGACGAGGGGGAAGGTCACCGAGGTGttccggcaggcggcggcggtcgggctCACGGTTTGCCGGACGTGGGCGTTCAACGACGGCGGGTGGCGGGCGCTCCAGAAGTCACCCGGAGTCTACGACGAGGAGGTCTTCAAG GCCCTGGATTTCGTGGTGAGCGAGGCGCGGAAGCACAAGATCAGGCTGATTCTTCCGCTGATCAACAACTGGGACGACTACGGCGGCAAGGCGCAGTACGTGCGGTGggcgcaggccgccgccgccggcgccggcgccgacgccttCTTCTCCGACGAGACCGTGAGGGGCTACTTCAAGAGCCACGTCACGGCGGTGCTGACGAGGGTGAACGCGTACACGGGCGTGGCGTACAGGGACGACCCGACCATCATGGCGTGGGAGCTCATGAACGAGCCGCGCTGCGCCTCCGACCCCACCGGCGACACGCTCCAGGCGTGGATCGCGGAGATGGCGTTCCACGTCAAGTCCGTCGACCCGGCGCACctgctcggcgtcggcgccgaggGGTTCTACggcccgtcctcgccgccggcgcgcctcCGGGTGAACCCCAACGCCGacgtcgccctcgccggcgccgacttCGTCCGCAACCACCGCGTCCTCGGCGTCGACTTCGCCTCCGTCCACGTCTACCCGGACACTTG GCTGCCGGCGGGCGCGACGAAGGAGGCGCAGCTGAGGTTCGCGACGTCGTGGGTGGAGGCGCACATCGCGGACGCCGAGGGCGCGCTCGGCGGCATGCCGGTGCTGTTCGCGGAGTTCGGGGTGTCCACGAGGGGCGCCCGGGCGGCGTTCAACGCGACGTCGAGGGACGCGTTCATCGAGGCGGTGTATGGCGCGATGCTGCGgtcgacgcggcgcggcggcggcggcgcgggggcgctGCTGTGGCAGGTGTTCCCGGAGGGCACGGATTACATGGACGACGGCTACGCCGTCGTGCTGCCCcgggcggcggccaccgccgggATCGTGGCGGCGCACTCCAGGCGGCTGCAGTCGTTCAACTCCCGGTGCGCGTGGAGCTGCCGCTGGGGCTGCAACAAGAGGGACAACGACACGGctgagacgacgacggcggaggctGACGTCGACGTGTCCTTCCACCACGAACTGTAA
- the LOC136356514 gene encoding uncharacterized protein, with product MKRELEQEGLDLSEHLSASVHWSSYGVNPEYPTEVAGQYVNPDDYFDVELSGGHDSVSVEVNRDDVDEEASVEQYDVEFAEDSDDDRLFPPLTNNDKLALEECRAFEKVFGRKPDIPEFRDLTHAHGALLDDGINLDQLPEPFQVDGLRKGLEFPSMVTLKLWLQEYAIVHHRPYRVVNSAANRRYTVKCENPRCKWKVHATKRSSGTWRILRVGKEHSCATAEGSGSHRQLTSKFIANRLCNAIKLQPTLSASALALYIFEVFQYRVKYGKAWRAREEAMKLIYGEWGEAYVRLPTLLQAIKQRNPSMVYHIDTHPDRVVNVDGVTKKIFMRAFWCFGPSIEAFKHCRPVLAIDATFLTGKYGGALMTALSADAEDQLVPLAFALVEKENSRDWCWFIDLVRRVVVGPHREVCIISDRHAGIMNAMMTPVPGLPSVHHRWCMRHFSANFHKAGADKHQTKELLRICQIDEKWIFERDVEALRQRIPEGPRKWLEDELLDKDKWSRAYDRNGRRWGYMTTNMAEQFNSVLVGVRKLPVTAIVSFTFMKCNDYFVNRHDEALKRVQLGQRWSTKVDSKMKVQESKANKHTARCFDKQKKTYEVTERGGITRGGVRFGARAFKVEGEGNSCSCQRPLLYHMPCSHLIHVYLIHAIDKESPNRMPYQFSSRAVVNTWASRFEPYLDPTQWPSYNGEEFVADPNLKIKTRGKRRSKRFKNEMDSGLGGSGRKPPSCVQLDAAPVQNRCSLCHQEGHKKTKCPKRPKKKKSKKNLSVREDGRGGTTADLPSLGGVLRGPSSQGCDRGGEGMNRYFNRSESELMPPQCSTIALVNRWRPETHSFHLPSGEMTITLQDVAMILALPLRGHAVTGRTETPGWHAQVQQLFGIPLNIEQGQGGKKKQNGIPLSWLSQNFSHLDDDAEPWRAECYARAYILHLLGGVLFPDAGGDIASAIWIPLVANLGDLGRFSWGCGCG from the exons ATGAAAAGGGAGTTAGAACAAGAGGGGCTTGATCTAAGTGAACATTTGTCGGCGAGTGTTCATTGGTCGTCGTACGGAGTCAACCCTGAATACCCGACAGAAGTAGCAGGCCAATATGTGAATCCAGATGATTACTTTGATGTCGAATTGAGTGGTGGTCACGATTCTGTCTCAGTAGAAGTCAATAGAGATGATGTTGACGAGGAGGCAAGTGTTGAGCAATATGATGTTGAATTTGCtgaagactctgatgatgacCGTCTATTCCCTCCACTTACTAATAATGACAAGTTAGCATTAGAGGAATGTCGTGCGTTTGAGAAGGTGTTTGGGAGGAAGCCGGACATTcctgagtttagggacctaacacATGCCCATGGTGCACTACTAGATGACGGCATCAACCTAGATCAGTTGCCAGAACCATTCCAGGTGGATGGTCTCAGAAAGGGTTTAGAGTTCCCATCCATGGTCACATTGAAGCTATGGCTCCAGGAGTACGCCATCGTGCACCATCGTCCATACCGTGTTGTCAATTCTGCCGCAAATAGGAGGTACACTGTTAAATGTGAAAACCCACGGTGCAAATGGAAGGTCCATGCAACTAAGAGGTCTAGTGGCACGTGGAGGATATTACGGGTAGGTAAGGAACATAGTTGTGCTACTGCCGAAGGTTCAGGGAGCCACCGGCAACTGACATCAAAGTTCATAGCAAATAGGTTATGCAATGCCATAAAACTGCAACCTACACTCTCTGCTTCTGCGTTAGCTTTGTATATATTTGAGGTTTTCCAGTATAGGGTGAAGTATGGCAAGGCTTGGAGGGCACGAGAGGAGGCTATGAAGCTCATTTATGGTGAATGGGGTGAAGCGTATGTCCGTTTGCCCACTTTGCTGCAAGCCATTAAGCAGAGGAATCCCAGTATGGTCTACCACATCGATACTCATCCTGATAGGGTTGTCAACGTTGATGGAGTGACCAAGAAAATTTTTATGCGTGCATTCTGGTGCTTTGGTCCTTCCATTGAGGCTTTTAAGCATTGTAGGCCAGTACTAGCTATAGATGCAACCTTCCTAACTGGGAAATACGGTGGTGCCTTGATGACTGCATTATCAGCTGATGCGGAGGACCAACTTGTACCTTTAGCTTTTGCCTTGGTGGAGAAAGAGAATTCACGAGACTGGTGCTGGTTTATCGATCTTGTCCGACGGGTTGTGGTTGGGCCGCATAGGGAGGTTTGTATTATCTCAGATCGACATGCTGGTATAATGAATGCCATGATGACTCCTGTTCCAGGATTGCCATCGGTTCACCACCGGTGGTGCATGAGGCACTTCAGTGCTAATTTCCACAAGGCCGGTGCGGACAAGCATCAGACAAAAGAGCTCCTAAGGATATGTCAGATTGACGAGAAGTGGATATTTGAGAGGGATGTTGAGGCACTAAGGCAGCGTATTCCCGAAGGTCCTCGtaaatggcttgaagatgagttGTTGGATAAAGATAAGTGGTCTCGTGCATACGATAGAAATGGCCGCCGGTGGGGTTACATGACAACCAACATGGCCGAACAGTTCAATAGCGTGCTAGTTGGTGTTCGTAAGCTTCCAGTGACGGCCATCGTATCATTTACGTTCATGAAGTGCAATGACTACTTTGTGAACAGACATGATGAAGCTTTGAAGCGAGTCCAGTTAGGGCAGCGTTGGTCCACCAAGGTTGACAGTAAGATGAAGGTGCAAGAAAGTAAGGCGAACAAACACACTGCAAGGTGTTTCGATAAGCAGAAAAAGACATACGAGGTCACAGAGAGGGGTGGTATAACACGTGGTGGTGTTAGATTCGGCGCAAGAGCCTTCAAAGTTGAAGGTGAGGGGAACTCATGTTCTTGCCAAAGGCCATTGCTCTACCATATGCCTTGCTCACATCTTATACACGTTTATCTGATTCATGCAATTGATAAGGAATCTCCCAACCGAATGCCGTATCAGTTCTCTTCAAGAGCCGTTGTGAACACATGGGCAAGTCGCTTTGAGCCATACCTCGACCCCACACAGTGGCCATCGTACAATGGTGAAGAATTTGTTGCTGACCCAAATTTGAAGATTAAAACAagagggaagaggagatcgaaacGATTCAAGAACGAAATGGACTCGGGTCTGGGTGGTTCTGGAAGGAAACCACCTTCATGCGTTCAACTTGATGCTGCGCCGGTGCAAAATAGATGCTCGTTGTGTCACCAGGAGGGTCACAAGAAAACTAAGTGTCCTAAGcgtccaaaaaagaagaagtccaaaaaaaatttaagtgttAGGGag GATGGCCGAGGAGGGACAACCGCCGACTTACCCAGCCTTGGAGGCGTACTACGAGGCCCGTCATCGCAGGGCTGCGATCGAGGCGGGGAGGGTATGAATCG GTACTTCAACCGCTCCGAGTCAGAGCTCATGCCCCCCCAGTGTTCGACGATAG CACTTGTGAACAGATGGAGGCCTGAGACACACAGCTTCCACCTCCCCAGTGGTGAGATGACCATCACTCTACAGGATGTGGCTATGATCTTGGCCCTCCCATTACGGGGGCATGCCGTGACGGGCAGGACAGAGACTCCTGGATGGCATGCACAAGTGCAGCAGCTGTTTGGCATTCCACTGAACATTGAGCAGGGGCAAGgggggaagaagaagcagaatgGAATACCCCTGTCTTGGCTGAGTCAGAACTTCTCACATCTTGACGACGATGCTGAGCCATGGCGTGCTGAGTGTTATGCCCGTGCATACATCTTGCACTTGTTGGGAGGGGTTCTGTTTCCTGATGCTGGGGGTGACATTGCTTCGGCGATATGGATTCCTTTGGTCGCCAACCTTGGTGATCTGGGCCGTTTCAGTTGGGG ATGTGGATGTGGTTAA